In Flammeovirgaceae bacterium 311, one DNA window encodes the following:
- a CDS encoding membrane-bound dehydrogenase domain-containing protein (COG3828 Uncharacterized protein conserved in bacteria) yields the protein MKNLTAYTFILLGLLLVCCNSENRREDTGPRRVELLFLGHDSEHHNSAAYMPMLASALSKEVINLTYTSDLNDLNPHTLSKYDGLVIYANHDSISASQEEALMDFVEAGNGLIPVHSASFCFRNSEKYIELVGAQFQKHETGTFQARITNSEHPVMQQVEEFTTWDETYIHQKHSPDRTILMERVEGEHHEPWTWVKEHGQGRVFYTAYGHDERTWEHPGFHKLMKEGILWAVGDKVKGQWEAYRKDMPTLVYKQVANIPNYEKRDPAPRYQEPLSPQESQKLIQVPVDFELQLFASEPNIINPIAMDWDERGRLWVIETVDYPNTVRDKAGVGDDRIKICEDTDGDGKADKFTIFADKLNIPTSMAFANGGLIVAQAPHFLFLEDTDGDDVADVRKVIIDGWGTFDTHAGPSNLRYGIDNYVWGVVGYSGFEGSIVGKEQVFGQGIYRFKPDVSDFEYISKTSNNTWGLGFTEANDIFASTANNTHSVFMGIPNRYFQGLEGIPAEGSNKIDGHYAMHPITPKVRQVDVFGGFTAAAGHSFYTARNYPKEYWNGMAMVCEPTGHLVHMAKIEKDGAGFSEKDGWNLFASADEWVSPVEAKVGPDGAVWVLDWYNFIIQHNPTPKPDRGGYQAENGPGNAYENPLRDKSHGRIWRVVYKEAEAYEPISLTKEDPEELVEALEHDNMFWRLTAQRLLVERGNTDVLPELYALAKSGKADKGDFNPAAVHALWTIKGLGALENNQKEAVASVKNALGHKDPAVRKAAVQVLPNTGWAHEVIVESGVLQDQEPNTQLAAILAVAEMEPSDAMGKELYQLSKQGQVKNDEWLSKAVYVAAKNHSQGFMAAFLQEQPDFEEKQKQLAAAAENKLESTALDDTGWQTMKLPTMIEAAGLEIDGEIWFRKTLNLPATAAGRKAVISLGPINDSDETFVNGTKVGGMKDSWNKDRQYEIPAGVLKSGKNVVAVKMVDNGGGGGFGGKAEGLYLQVGNAKTALAGDWKYKVTKELNKKGEKNSLFASTSIAEVFASTDWRKADQPAAGAMASGAAEAPQQIRISVIKNEMKFDLNNFTVEAGKPVEIIFDNPDFMQHNLVITKPASLQTVGAAADKLASHPKGAEMNYVPDMEEVLYYTRLLNPEETVKLTFTAPAQAGNYPYVCTFPGHWRIMNGEMKVVKSKTPL from the coding sequence ATGAAAAATTTAACTGCCTATACCTTTATTCTGCTGGGGTTGCTGCTGGTGTGTTGTAATTCAGAAAACAGGAGGGAAGATACAGGTCCGCGCAGAGTGGAGCTCCTGTTTCTGGGGCATGATAGTGAGCATCATAACTCGGCAGCCTATATGCCAATGCTGGCTTCTGCCCTCTCCAAAGAAGTTATCAACCTTACCTACACCAGCGATTTGAACGACCTGAACCCGCATACGTTATCAAAATACGATGGGCTGGTTATTTATGCCAACCACGATAGCATCAGTGCCTCGCAGGAAGAAGCCCTGATGGATTTTGTGGAAGCCGGAAACGGACTGATCCCGGTGCATAGTGCCAGCTTTTGCTTCAGGAACTCTGAAAAATACATAGAGCTGGTAGGGGCACAGTTTCAGAAACACGAAACAGGTACCTTTCAGGCCCGCATTACCAACAGCGAGCACCCGGTTATGCAGCAGGTAGAGGAGTTTACTACCTGGGATGAAACATACATTCACCAAAAACACAGCCCCGACCGCACCATATTGATGGAGCGCGTGGAAGGGGAACACCATGAGCCCTGGACCTGGGTAAAAGAGCATGGGCAGGGACGCGTATTTTATACTGCCTACGGACATGACGAACGCACCTGGGAACATCCCGGCTTTCATAAGCTGATGAAGGAAGGCATTCTCTGGGCGGTGGGCGATAAGGTAAAGGGCCAGTGGGAGGCATACCGGAAAGACATGCCCACACTGGTGTACAAGCAGGTGGCCAACATTCCCAATTACGAAAAAAGAGATCCTGCCCCACGGTACCAGGAGCCGCTGTCGCCCCAAGAGTCTCAAAAGCTGATTCAGGTACCGGTAGATTTTGAGCTTCAGCTGTTTGCTTCCGAACCCAACATCATCAACCCCATTGCCATGGACTGGGATGAGCGGGGCAGACTCTGGGTCATTGAAACAGTGGATTACCCCAATACCGTGCGCGACAAAGCAGGTGTGGGCGACGACCGTATCAAGATTTGCGAAGACACCGATGGCGATGGTAAGGCAGATAAGTTTACCATATTTGCCGATAAACTGAACATACCCACGAGCATGGCCTTTGCCAATGGCGGGCTAATTGTTGCCCAGGCGCCTCACTTTTTATTTTTAGAAGATACCGATGGCGATGATGTGGCAGATGTAAGAAAAGTAATCATCGATGGCTGGGGTACCTTTGATACCCATGCCGGGCCTTCCAACCTTAGATATGGTATTGATAACTATGTATGGGGCGTGGTAGGCTATTCTGGTTTTGAGGGGTCCATTGTCGGCAAAGAGCAGGTGTTTGGACAGGGCATTTACCGTTTTAAGCCAGATGTTTCTGACTTTGAATATATCAGCAAGACGAGCAACAACACCTGGGGGCTGGGCTTTACAGAGGCAAATGACATTTTCGCTTCTACGGCAAACAACACGCATTCTGTGTTCATGGGGATTCCCAATCGGTATTTTCAAGGGCTGGAGGGCATTCCTGCCGAGGGAAGCAACAAGATTGACGGACACTATGCCATGCATCCCATTACCCCGAAGGTGCGGCAGGTAGATGTATTTGGGGGTTTTACGGCTGCGGCAGGCCACAGCTTTTATACTGCCAGAAATTACCCCAAAGAGTACTGGAATGGCATGGCCATGGTTTGCGAGCCAACAGGGCACCTGGTGCACATGGCTAAAATTGAGAAAGATGGTGCCGGCTTTAGCGAAAAAGATGGCTGGAACCTGTTTGCCAGTGCAGATGAGTGGGTATCGCCGGTAGAGGCTAAGGTAGGCCCCGATGGGGCAGTGTGGGTGCTCGACTGGTACAACTTCATCATTCAGCACAACCCCACTCCTAAGCCGGATAGAGGTGGTTACCAGGCAGAAAATGGCCCGGGTAATGCCTACGAGAACCCGCTGCGCGATAAATCACACGGACGTATCTGGCGGGTGGTGTATAAAGAGGCGGAGGCTTATGAGCCCATCAGCCTCACTAAAGAAGATCCTGAAGAGCTGGTAGAGGCTCTTGAGCATGATAATATGTTCTGGCGCCTTACTGCCCAGCGGTTGTTGGTAGAGCGCGGAAATACAGATGTGCTCCCGGAGCTTTATGCACTGGCAAAATCAGGCAAAGCCGATAAAGGAGATTTTAACCCTGCTGCCGTGCATGCGCTCTGGACCATTAAAGGTCTGGGTGCACTGGAAAATAACCAGAAAGAGGCTGTTGCAAGCGTTAAAAATGCCCTCGGCCATAAGGACCCTGCTGTGAGAAAGGCTGCGGTGCAGGTGCTGCCCAATACAGGCTGGGCACATGAGGTCATTGTAGAGTCAGGTGTATTGCAGGATCAGGAACCAAATACACAGCTGGCGGCTATTCTGGCAGTGGCAGAAATGGAGCCTTCCGATGCAATGGGAAAAGAGCTTTACCAGCTAAGCAAACAGGGGCAGGTGAAAAATGATGAATGGCTTTCCAAAGCAGTTTATGTAGCTGCCAAAAATCATTCTCAGGGCTTTATGGCAGCTTTTCTCCAGGAGCAACCTGATTTTGAAGAAAAACAAAAACAGCTCGCAGCTGCAGCGGAAAACAAGCTGGAAAGCACTGCGCTGGATGATACTGGCTGGCAGACCATGAAATTACCCACCATGATAGAAGCCGCAGGGCTGGAGATAGATGGAGAGATCTGGTTCCGGAAAACACTTAACCTGCCGGCAACAGCTGCCGGCCGCAAAGCAGTTATTTCCCTTGGCCCCATCAATGACTCTGACGAAACCTTTGTGAACGGCACAAAAGTGGGCGGCATGAAAGACAGCTGGAATAAGGATCGCCAGTATGAGATTCCGGCAGGCGTGTTGAAAAGCGGAAAAAATGTAGTGGCTGTTAAAATGGTGGATAATGGTGGAGGCGGCGGCTTCGGTGGTAAAGCCGAAGGCCTCTATCTTCAGGTGGGTAATGCTAAAACAGCGCTGGCAGGCGACTGGAAATATAAGGTTACAAAGGAGCTGAACAAGAAAGGTGAAAAAAATAGTCTGTTTGCAAGTACCTCCATAGCAGAAGTTTTTGCCAGCACAGACTGGCGTAAGGCAGATCAGCCAGCAGCTGGGGCAATGGCTTCAGGGGCGGCAGAAGCACCTCAGCAGATCCGCATCAGTGTGATCAAGAATGAAATGAAATTCGACCTGAACAATTTTACGGTAGAAGCAGGCAAGCCTGTAGAGATCATTTTTGACAATCCGGACTTTATGCAGCACAACCTGGTGATAACAAAGCCAGCAAGCCTGCAGACAGTTGGTGCTGCTGCCGACAAACTGGCAAGCCACCCCAAAGGGGCGGAAATGAACTACGTGCCTGATATGGAGGAGGTGCTTTATTATACCAGACTGCTCAACCCGGAAGAAACCGTAAAACTTACCTTTACGGCTCCTGCACAAGCGGGCAATTATCCCTACGTATGTACTTTCCCGGGCCACTGGCGCATTATGAATGGGGAAATGAAAGTTGTTAAAAGCAAAACTCCTTTGTAG
- a CDS encoding AraC family transcriptional regulator (COG2207 AraC-type DNA-binding domain-containing proteins) → MKLALQKSPIPATQAFVVRYLKEPHFDPNWHFHPEYQLFVVLRGTGTRFIGDQVKPFKEGDLVFTGPNLPHLWRSDPEYFEGKEENWTEGIVIYFQEDFLGKSFLQKEEMHRLKQLFLMARRGFEVTGSTAVKVKKMMKELLEQEGFARVIQLLQILNVLATTPGYHILSSLGYTNTLKEADTERMNKVHAFVMKNFRNRISLEEVATIANMAPTSFSRYFKTHANKTFSDFVSEIRIGYACKLLMEDHITISQACYESGFQTLSNFNRLFKAFTSRTPRAYKKEFSEAVIL, encoded by the coding sequence ATGAAGCTGGCACTACAGAAATCACCCATACCCGCTACCCAGGCTTTTGTGGTCAGGTACCTGAAAGAACCCCATTTTGATCCTAACTGGCACTTTCATCCGGAATACCAGCTTTTTGTGGTGTTGCGTGGTACAGGCACCCGCTTCATTGGCGATCAGGTAAAACCTTTCAAGGAAGGAGACCTGGTATTTACGGGCCCGAACCTGCCCCATCTCTGGAGGAGCGATCCGGAGTATTTTGAAGGAAAAGAAGAAAACTGGACGGAAGGAATTGTTATTTATTTTCAGGAGGATTTTCTGGGGAAGTCCTTTTTACAGAAGGAAGAGATGCACCGCTTAAAGCAACTTTTTCTGATGGCCCGCCGCGGGTTTGAAGTAACAGGCAGCACAGCCGTGAAGGTGAAGAAAATGATGAAGGAACTGCTGGAGCAGGAGGGTTTTGCAAGGGTGATCCAGCTTTTGCAGATCCTGAATGTGCTGGCAACCACCCCTGGCTATCATATACTTTCCAGCCTTGGCTACACCAATACCTTAAAAGAGGCCGATACGGAAAGGATGAACAAGGTGCATGCGTTCGTGATGAAGAACTTCAGGAACAGGATCAGCCTGGAGGAAGTAGCCACAATAGCGAACATGGCGCCAACCTCTTTCAGTCGTTACTTTAAAACACATGCCAATAAAACCTTTTCTGATTTTGTGAGTGAGATCAGAATAGGTTACGCCTGCAAGCTCCTGATGGAAGATCATATAACGATATCGCAGGCCTGCTACGAGAGCGGCTTTCAAACCCTGTCGAACTTTAACCGGCTGTTTAAAGCCTTTACCAGCCGAACGCCCAGGGCCTATAAAAAAGAATTCTCGGAGGCTGTAATTCTGTAA